TCGCCATGGACAACAGTCAGCAGATGTCAAGATCCCTGCCAATGTCTTCTGCTGTGCGAGATTTCCCATTGCCAGGAGCTGACATCAAGAGGCCAGCAGAGCTCTGTGAGAGTAAGCTGGGCAGGATAGAGGAGATGACTCTGTTACTCGCCTCATCTAGCAGTACGCCCCAGTGGCTACCTGAGCTATGTTTGATGACATCAGGTACATTTTAAAAGTGGATTTTTCCTACAAACAACCTGATTGTCAAATTTAACAAAACCTGTTTCTGAAAGCCGGCAGCTTGTACAGGGGGGACATGTAAATAGGTCAATAACACTctccaaaagacatactgatagggaacttacattgcgagccccattggggacagtgtgatcctAATGTCTGTATAGCCCTgctgaatatagtagcgctatataaatgcagaacataaatacaataaataaataggccacttctgatgacaggttccctttaatggatttTTAATAATGGCTGCTCTGTATTTGCATCGCACCAGTTATAACAAAAACTTATATTATTCCAGTGAAAATGAAGTTTTCATGCAAACCAACATTCAGAGAAGAATTTATTACTTTTTGAACTACTAGATACAGTCTATAGGTGGCTCCAATATTGATTACACAATTTCCCCCCTCCCTGTTTGGGTGTGATACTAGTATCATCAAAGGACCCTATTATGCCCAGGTCTATACATAAATGCAAAGTTCAAAGGCCAAAGGTGACAAATGGCCTGAGGATCTGGTCGACATATTCACTGATTCGTTGGGTGAGGTTATCATTCCCCGATACAGTAGGCCTCCCTGGAATCCGTGTTTTGTTTTTGTGCACTTTGGGTCGGGCATAGAAGGTTGGGACTTTATTATAGAGGTAAGTACGTAGCTTCATCTTTAAAGATAAGATTTTTTGGTTTGGCTTCGGAGAGATGTTTTAGCTCTTAGACATTGGTGGGGTTCCCCTGGAGTAGTTATGTTTATTATTCCGCAACAATCTTAGGACCATGTCCACATAGTCATCTCTGTCTTGGATGACTAGGTTTCCCCCTTTGTCGCTGGGTTTTATAAAGATGTCATTGTTCGTCTTCAATTCCTCAAGAGCTATCAGCTCTTCCGGAGTAGGATTCGATGTGCTAGTTTCCTTCCTCAGTCTCAGCGCCTTTATATCTTGAGTTAACAGTTTAACAAAAGGTATCAATTTCTTTAAATTGTCCAAAAGGTGGTGTATTTTTCGACTTGGGCTTTAAATGATTTAAAAGGCGGGTCAAGGGTTACTTCAAATCCTTCAGTTTCTAATATTAGATTCTCCGAAGTGTCTACACAACTTTTTTAAATAGCGAATTGGCCCTAGGAGATTATAGCACTGCGACCAGGTGCACTGCAGACACCGCAATCGACGTGCTTATGGGAAAGAGGGATTGGTGTGCACATAGGAGGCAATAATATGAACAGTGGAGAGGCAATGATATGATATAAATTGATACTAGCCTCCGAGTACAACCAACCACTGCTAGGATACACACTATCTACCATATTGCAGCAATTAGATACTGTACCGCTCCAATAATATCACCCTATTCTGCGCCAGTGGAGCAAGTATTGCTATTCACTGACACAGTTATGGCATAAAAATAAACAGGATACATTCCACTACAATTGTGGTGGACCATATACAGTACAATTATCACCAGTGTCAAAGGTGAAAATACTATAAATCACTGACACTGCTGCAACATAGGAGTATGTATGGGATATGAAAATAATATCCCAATGATATGTCCCTGAGCTTAATAATTATTAAAGAGGTTATACTTCTATACTGAGAGTGAAAGATCTAGTGTCACTATGCATAAGCATAGGGTCAATTCCAACGTTTAATCTTCTTCTTTTTGTCTGAGTAGttttataataaatagtaaaagttatgttttattaacAGCCAGAAACAGGTATTGATCGCCTTTGCATCGATGTGATACTAGGACACCACTGGGTTTACAATTTGTGTCTAGAACCCGAAAACACACGGTGTAAGGCAAATAGAGAACTGCTCCCCTATAAAACCTCTCTGCACATACAATAATCCTATATGTTGTCAGACCAGGACCGTGACTGTTCTCTGAGGTGTCAACAAGGGACCATTTAACAGCTGCCATGagatattttggggccccatataCTGGGATTGGTCAGAGCCCCTGGGGACAGTGGGATATAGCATTGAAGTCTTTAGCAGGAAGGGGTGAGCAGAATGGCCGGCAAGCTGTCACTGACCACTGGGGATTTGTCCTCCTATGATTACTTCTTTAGGGCAGAACATTGTGAGATCTTTATGGTCAGACAGGCGGCTGCTACTGTTCATTGGTGGCTCTTTTTATTTCAGCTCTTTTTATTTCGGCTCTACCATAAGGATTTTCTTATTTCCAAAAATTCAGAAGTGTCAGTAAAGCCTCTAAGTACTACGGAAAGAGGGTTCATAGAAGTTATAAGAATGGGTGATAACCCCAACCTTCTGATCAATACTGTGGGACACCTGGTATCGGTAACAATTGTGTGCTAATAAAGGAAAACCTGTcggaaagtacaatatgtgaccccCAAACTGCCACCACTACCTGACTATACAAGGAGTCATCAGTAGCCAGTGAAGGAGCAGAATCTGTGAGTCTTCTCTGCTTTATGtagtggttactactcacctgggtGGTTATCGGTGGGAATGTCCTCTATGatctgctcatcacccctcacatatgtaTCTTCAGCCTTAATATTGGTCAGATTTTTACCCAGATTTAAAAGCTGTGAAACAGAAATTGTAAAAGTCAGCAGACTGAtggagaagtcgtgtggaagGTTTGATGTGACCAGAAAAGATCATTAATTACAATGACAATAAGTGATGAAATGACAGCAGAGTTATCTGCTATGGCAGCGGTCCATGCCTATAGCTCCTCTCCTTCCTGCTGGTGGGCACGCCTGCTGCCTggtttacctgctccatagctttaGGGCTCCAGTGGTCCAGTCCCACAGACATCCCTCTCTCCCTTCCCAGTGGTCCCGGCTGCTGGAATAACGCTGTCCTCCCACACAAGCTGAGGCCTGCTTCCTGCCGATAATGACCTTCTCTGCCCATAGGTCATGTGTGCACACACTATCTCTGGCTCTTATAGGGCCGGCATGCACGCACTCTGATCTCTACAAGCCATGGAAAGGAGCCTGATCAATAGGTTCTAGTATGCTAGTTTCATGCAAAGCTTGTTCTGTGTACAGACTTCTAGATTGGACCCtttgctgtctgtcctgacctgACCCTTGCCTGATCTCCGCTCTGATCCTGAGCTGCTTGCCATGACAACGGAccatttatcagattgcatataTTCTGCTTTTACTTACCCTGTGGGTCACCAGTCAATTGTACAAAAACTACTTCAAGTGCAGCAGCCTAGTGGTTCCCCTGCAACAAATTCCAGATCCCTCTACAGTGGATAAAATGGGAGGGAAGGGGGTCACTTATATAACACACTTTGGGGCAGAACCATGTCAAATCTGTTCAAGAGTCTACATGTGCCATGTTTCATTGTCTGACCCAaaaatatctgcaggtctcctgtatatATGCATCTAGTTGGTTCCTTATTCCAACCAGCAGACTCTACCGACCAGAAAACTGtgagaagatccagacgaaatgcAAGGTCTATAGTTAGCTGTAATCCTGACATCTCTacctttctcattatacaaggataaaacatataatactggtttataaaacaagactgaacacaagatcttcacagcacttctacagatcatagggaaCCTTTCATGAGACCTTATTTCCATCTTTCTGATCATCATATGGAATGCTTTGATGtttttctgaaccatcctgtagaagaagaggactgggacatctctcatcCGGTAGTACAAggggactgggacatctctcatcCTGTAGAAGAAGAGGACTAGGACATCTCTCATCTTGTAGAAGAGAACTGGGAGGGAAAACTGTAGGGAAAACATACGGTGACAATTAATTTCTTACATATAACTAGTGAGAGGATGTGTGTATTTAGTCTTGTCTTTTACTTGGTggctggtgatcctccatcatgatgttcttgtacagatctttgtgtccttctaaatactcagactcctccatggagaaatagacggcgacatcctgacaccttataggaacctgacaacacaatgatacagtcatcacccagatacCTTCAtagtgttactgtataatgtcccggcattcccagtgatgtcacctctgcagtcagcagctcaataatCTTCTTGGTGagctctaggatcttctctctgtTGACTTTCTCATGTATCGGGATGTGAGGTGTCGGCCTGGATATTGGGCTCAGGATTCCTCCCCGTCCTTCAGATACCGGGGCCTGACAatgctcactagaggtcttcttcactgcTGTGTattcctggttatggagagacgcagtaataaatatcactccatacatctccagagtccctcacctctccagtcatgtccatctgttagtaacagagaagatgatgtaacgtgacatcatcagaatctctcacctctccagtaagccggaggaggatctctagggtgagatttattatactctctgcCATCTTGTCCCCATCCCTATACATCCTTGATGGGTCAATCAGGAGAATGATCTTATATAGGAGATATAcactgagcggatcctatattgtaggaacctgaatggaaagaaGATGAACCGATGTAAAATCATAGaaaatcccatgtaaaatacaattactggATATAAGAAGAGGAAACACTggaggagataataaagtgtatcAAGGCAGTTCCTCCATGTTTAAGGTCAAAAGCCTGTCACACCTTCATATTACCACTATAGTCAGTTACAGGTCACAGTCATaccagtataaggctactttcacactagtgttttttgcaaatccgtcatggatctgcaaatacgcttctgttacaataatacaactgcatgcatccgtcatgagcggatccggttgtattatgtcttctatagccatgacggatccgtcatgaacactattgaaagtcaatgggggacggatcttttttctattgtgtcagagaaaatggatccgtccccattgacttacattgtgtgtcaggacggattagtcttgctccgcaccacattgcggacagaaaaacactgcttgcagtgttattctgtccgTCATGGGAGAGCAACCAAATAGAACAGAAAGCACTTTGGTGActccgtttcattcagttcagttttgtccctattgacaatgaatggagacaaaactgaagcgttttcatcctatgacggatctcaatagcggaactgAAAAccctagtatgaaagtagccttaggcctcatgcacacgaccgttgtgtgcatccgtgtccattgttccgttttccatgattttctgcggacccattgactttcaatgggtccgttgaaaactcggaaaatgcaccgtttgtcatccgtgtccgtgatccatgtttcctgtccgtcaaaaaattatgacctgtcctatttttttgacggacaacggttcacggacccattcaagtcaatgggtccgtgaaaaaacacggaggcacacaacattgccctccgcgtccgtgatccgtgtccataggCTACTTTAGTACAGACGGATcggcagatccgtctgcatacagctttttctaacacagaggcgttcccatagtgatggggacgctttaagttagaatatactaagaactgtgtacatgactgccccctgctgcctggcagcatccgatctcttacaggattctgtgatccgcacaattaacccctgccggccctgaagggttaattgtgcgtatcatagcccctgtaagagatcaggtgctgccaggcagcagggggcagacccccctccctccccagtttttaatttattagtggccagtgcggcccccctccctcccctgtattaaattcattggtggccagtgtggcccccccctcccctgtattaaattcattggtggccagtgcacccccccggcccccccctcccctgtattaaattcattattggccagtgcggcctcccctctctcccccccccccccatcattggtggcagcggagagttccgatcggagtcccagtttaatcgctgccaccaatgatgggggggggaggggaggcagcACCTGagagggtctgccccctgctgcctggcagcacctgatctcttacagggggctatgatatgcacaattaacccctcaggtgcggtgaGGGGTTAATTaatgcagggggcagtcatgtccacagttcgtagtatattctaacttgaagcgtccccatcaccatgggaacgcctctgtgttagaatatattgtcggatctgagttttcacgatgtaactcaaatccgatggtatattctaacatagaggcgttcccatggtgatggggacgcttcaagttaaaatataccatcggattggagaaaactctgatagggactcctgactttacattgaaagtcaatgggggacggatccgtttgcaattgcaccatattgtgtcaacgtcaaacggatccgtccccattgacttgcattgtaagacaggacagatccgtttggctccgcacggccaggcggacagcaaaatgacttttttttttttctttccttcatgtctgatgatcctccaaaaatcacggaagaaaaaacggacacggatcacggaacaaaagaaccccgttttgcggactgtgaaaaaatactgtagtgtgcatgaggcctaaagctgtaatCTAGTAGATCACTTCATAGATCTAGAGCTCAGACTGCCCTCGTCCGATCAGATGGAATCACAagaataaagggcatctgtcagcagattggtaCCTGTGACAGCGGCTGACCtggtacatgtgcgcttggcagctgaaggcatctgtgttagtcccatgttgatatgtgcccgcactgctgagataattatgttttattatatgcaaatgaacctccagGAGTAATGGGGGCGTTGCCTTTTTACCTAGAGGCTCCTCCTCTCTGCACCTGCCACGCCCttttcactttgattgacaggaccaggcagtgaaaacgtaatcacacctgaccctgtcaatgaaagtgaAATGGGCGTGGCAGGTGCAGAAAaaaaggagcctctaggtgtaagggcaacacccccgttgcacccagaggcttatttgcatatattaaccctTCCTACCCAAGGCCagatttcaccttcctgcccaggcctatttttgcaaatcgtacatgtgtcactttatgtggtaataattttggaataGTTTTACTTATCTAACcgattctgagacagttttctggtgacacattgtactCCATGTTAGCGGCAAAATGGGGTCAAtatcagggtggataaaaatcaatgatgtttttttaaaaaaaaaaatctgattttttttatttaaatctgatttttttgatttaaatctgattttttttatttaaatctgatttttgggatttaaatctgatttttttgatataaaatgctttttgaggaaaatatattaccatccaaaggttatttcattatgaaataaagattacttttttaattatgtagaataaggctgtatatgtttaattttttgttaaattccattaatccattcacaatgtcatgctcttccagaggatTTTGTTAGATTACtgggtagtttctctgcctacaagatattatcacagatgcttggtttaattttggagttctcaaaactggatttataacatgaaaagagttgagaaaaagatcttaatcctaacttctacaaacctataaatacagaatcaacccctgCAGTGCTAAGTTTAGagttcagtgaatagaatataaacaatatttttctgattgtttggagtggaatagatctgcacaagaagaaagtgaaactaagtgtaaggaggaaaaggcaagcagacaaggagtactacaaaatgaaagtgaaactttctgagcacagtactgcacagccacagacagacaagtctttggatctttttgtgtgtatgacctgaggtttatcacattctttccttggaggaaaaaaactataatggcagcaggccgtaaaagagacccagtttggcaatattataatgaagttcctttacctatcggtaaggcaggcatgtgtgcaaaatgcaaacactgcaacaaacatggatgtttaagcaaataacatgctgtaatgttattgtttcagttgaataaatcctatttaaattgttattattaaggtaatgattatttttcttgttcctaagtacaacagaaaaattgtccaaatatgaatctttatgtaaaaagattttaaatcaagccttactgactagtgatttaaatcgtgatttaaatcggtttgatttaaatcaaatccaccctggtcaatatacagtacaaaccaaaagtttggacacaccttctcattcaaagagttttctttattttcatgactatgaaaattgtagattcacactgaagacatcaaaactatgaattaacacatgtggaattatatacataacaaaaaagtgtgaagcaactgaaaatatgtcatattctaggttcttcaaagtagccaccttttgctttgattactgctttgcacactcttggcattctctttatgagcttcaagaggtagtcacctgaaaaggttttcacttcacaggtgtgccctgtcaggtttaataagtgggatttcttgccttataaatggggttgggaccatcagttgtgttgtggagaagtcaggtggatacacagctgatagtcctactgaatagactgttagaatttgtattgagtggccatcattactttaagaaatgaaggtcagtcagtccgaaaaattgggaaaactttaaaagtgtccccaagtgcagtcacaaaaaccagcatagtatatagtataatacacaggaggatgactatgtatatacctgcgctgtacatatagattacactcagatagacccaggttataccagcatagtctatactataatacacaggaagatgactatgtatatacctgcgctgtacatatagattacactcagatagacccaggttataccagcatagtatatactataatacacaggaggatgactatgtatatacctgcgctgtacatatagattacacttagatagacccaggttataccagcacagtatatactataatacacaggaggatgactatgtatatacctgcgctgtacatatagattacactcagatatacccaggttataccagcacagtctatactataatacacaggagggtgactatgtatatacctgcgctgtacatatagattacactcagatagacccaggttataccagcatagtatatactataatacacaggaggatgactatgtatatacctgcgctgtacatatagattacactcagatagacccaggttataccagcatagtatatactataatacacaggaggatgactatgtatatacctgcgctgtacatatagattacactcagatatacccaggttataccagcatagtatatactataatacacaggaggatgactatgtatatacctgcgctgtacatatagattacactcagatagaccccggttataccagcatagtatatactataatacacaggaagatgactatgtatatacctgcgctgtacatatagattacactcagatagacccaggttataccagcatagtatatactataatacacaggagatgactatgtatatacctgcgctgtacatatagattacactcagatagacccaggttataccagcacagtatatactataatacacaggagatgactatgtatatacctgcgctgtacatatagattacactcagatagacccaggttataccagcatagtatatactataatacacaggaggatgactatgtatatacctgcgctgtacatatagattacactcagatatacccaggttataccagcatagtatatactataatacacaggaagatGACTACACACCTACCTGCCCTGCTGGACACAACATGTACCCACCGtagaatgtatgggcttctgAGAGGATGTAGCCCCGCCCCCAAGTTGTTCTAGAAACTAATGTTCTCCACAAAACCTCCCTGACTGTAAACCTGTCCCACAGCCCAACACACAGGACACTTACCTGCACCTTACTTATCACCATCACCTATGTCAGAGCCACGTTACCTCACCGAGGTGATCCTGTGTGGGCGGAGttaggctccaggctgtgctgctggaggaggtaaaggacctgagatgtcatgaccatgtgatcctgtgtgggaggagccaggtTACAGCCTGTGCTGCTGGAAGAGGACACTGTGTCAGGTAAGGACCTGCTGACGTCACAAACATCACGTGGCATCGTAAACAGGAGTGCAGCGCCCTCTTTATGCGTCATGACATGGAGCGAACTAATAAACCCTGCAGCGCAGTAGAAGTTCGCGGACCCTAATAGACTTATTTTGTACTGAAACTGTCTGTCGGGGATGTGCTGTGAGGGTCTGTACACCGTGTGCGGTTTTTAGTGTGATTTTCTACTGTGAACGTGCTAGGGATGTGCTGGGAGACAGCTGGGAGCATGCTGAGGGAAGGGAGGATATGGGGGGCTGTGTAGCAGGTTTGTATGTGAGGGATTGTACACTGGGGGGCGCTGTGTTGCATTTTATGCTAAGACTGGGGGGCTGTGTTGTAGGTAGGTGTTTGGgttgtatatggggggctgtgtgggattgtacgtGGGGTGGGGGTTATGTTTGATGGGATTTTGTAGTAGGGCGGTGTCTGGTACGTGTGTGAGGGGGCTGTGTGAGGTTGCACACTGAGATGGGAGACATCTGTGTGGAATGCAGAGGGAGGGGGTTTCTGGTTGTGTAGTAGGGTGATGTCTGTAGGTTGTATGTGAGGGATTGTACACTGAGATAGTAGGGGGTGGATGCTGACggagggggtatctggttgtatAGGGGGGCTGTGTTGCATTTTATGCGTGGCGGAGGTGTCTGGgttgtatatggggggctgtgttGGAAGGAGTTGTCTGTGAGAGGGGGTTGAGTTGGGGGGTGCTGCCTTGGGTTGTATGTGATGGGGGGGCAGCTGTGTGTATGCTGAGGAGggggctgtgtgggattgtatgctgttGGTAGTgtgtaaaggctgtattacagagGCAGATTTTCCAGGCGATAAGGAAGGAATCGCTTCCTAAGGAGACCGCTCCTATTACATGCAGCCATCTTGTCCACAGTATGGGGGGAGCGGTCGTTGTACCATCGCTCGTCTCCATGCTGTACAGTTatttgctggcggcagattgtAATCAGCGCGATCTgccgtttgcttgttcatcgggtaattacaCTGTATTGATGATATGGGAATGTTGGGACGACTTCAGACCACTAATTACCGGCGGTATTACACTGTATTGATGAGATGAGAATGTTGGGGCGACTTCAGACCAGAGGTCGcagtaacgcctgtacaagcgccaGCGATGCCTGTTCAGGCTGTTTTACTCTCTGAAAaaagattaaagggcttctgtcaccccactaaagtgatttttttttttgggctagtgaaattagttatattgcgatatatgacaatataattgtgttacttactttgatccagcagtttctgcaaaaaacgaagttttataatatgtaaattcggtctctaccagcaagtagggcggctacttgctggtagctgctgcagaaatccgccccctcgtcgtgttgattgacagggccagccgggatctcctcctccggccagccctgtcggcatttcaaaaatcgcgcgcctgtgttgattcggcgcaggcgctctgagatgaggaggctcgtctcctcagcactccctcagtgcgcctgcgccgatgacgtcttctatttcggtgatgtcatcggcgcaggcgcactgagggagtgctgaggagacgagcctcctcatctcagagcgcctgcgccgaatcaacacaggcgcgcgatttttgaaatgccgacagggccggccggaggaggagatcccggctggccctgtcaatcaacacgacgagggggcggatttctgcagcagctaccagcaagtagccgccctacttgctg
The genomic region above belongs to Bufo gargarizans isolate SCDJY-AF-19 chromosome 4, ASM1485885v1, whole genome shotgun sequence and contains:
- the LOC122933681 gene encoding gastrula zinc finger protein XlCGF66.1-like, producing the protein MYRDGDKMAESIINLTLEILLRLTGEEYTAVKKTSSEHCQAPVSEGRGGILSPISRPTPHIPIHEKVNREKILELTKKIIELLTAEVPIRCQDVAVYFSMEESEYLEGHKDLYKNIMMEDHQPPSKRQD